In the genome of Chrysemys picta bellii isolate R12L10 chromosome 17, ASM1138683v2, whole genome shotgun sequence, one region contains:
- the RASGRP4 gene encoding RAS guanyl-releasing protein 4 isoform X1: protein MNRRESKRKSRAECPGPASPGPGKIRQRQNRRRMTCPTPREINTVMASLALGELTKTCSLEQLVEKCLNSFDRDGSLCRSDYMVNMTLTVHSWVVPSADLARCLLVFYREASGEDQMERRQRICNFVRYWITHHPEAFRLEPQLEEAMGELWQAVQAEGHGQCQPADTTHVWTRKISYQSSPSCNKKRKVSLLFDHLDAAELAEHLSYLEFKAFCRISYMDYRSYVLHGSVRENLALERSVALCNSISQWVQVMILNRPTPQQRAEVFTKFIRVTQKLRQLQNFNTLMAVVGGLCHSAISRLKDTHAVLLHEVTKTLAEMTELLSSCCNYSAYRRAYSECTGFKIPIVGVHLKDLVSLHEALPDRLGGQLNLSKLQGLYQQAQELQALQQATPPFAANKDLVHLLTLSLDLYYTDDEIYELSYAREPRCPKSLPATPFKPPVVVEWAPGVAPKPDRFTISKHVQQMVESVFKNYDHDQRGCISPEDFEKIVASFPFSFYGLGKDREGPYSRQEITDYFMRACAVFSKLGLGFLHDFQEATFKKPTFCHSCNGFLWGVSKQGYRCRDCGMSCHKQCKDLVELECKKRFHARAPEGGTHRAATPAATQHPSSGSEEEAFPFPPVGEQAVVLAGVPASRRRTRDAWTQTDGTSPTAEGHEPHGGAGGCSRDQKLLEQLQELEKERNQLLLENLGLHCRNAQLEAENGRLLTGEAEGRRGKAEEGGHGQASLTLLLEGMDSLHLQRDSKA, encoded by the exons ACCGGGACGGGAGCCTGTGCCGTAGCGACTACATGGTGAACATGACCCTGACCGTGCACAGCTGGGTGGTGCCCTCGGCTGACCTCGCCCGCTGCCTCCTGGTGTT CTACCGGGAGGCGTCTGGGGAGGATCAGATGGAAAGACGCCAACGGATCTGCAACTTTGTCAG gTACTGGATCACGCATCACCCCGAGGCCTTTCGCCTGGAGCCCCAACTGGAGGAGGCCATGGGCGAGCTCTGGCAGGCCGTGCAGGCCGAGGGCCATGGGCAGTGCCAGCCAGCGGACACGACCCACGT CTGGACCCGCAAGATCAGCTACCAGAGCAGCCCCAGCTGCAACAAGAAGCGGAAAGTGTCTCTGCTCTTCGACCACCTGGACGCGGCAGAGCTGGCCGAGCACCTCAGCTACCTGGAGTTCAAAGCCTTCTGCCGCATCTCG TACATGGATTACAGGAGCTACGTGCTGCATGGCTCCGTGCGGGAAAACCTGGCCCTGGAACGCTCCGTGGCCCTTTGCAACAGCATCTCCCAGTGGGTGCAGGTCATGATCCTCAACCGGCCCACGCCGCAGCAGCGAGCCGAGGTCTTCACCAAATTCATCCGCGTCACACAG aagcttCGCCAGCTACAGAACTTCAACACGCTGATGGCGGTGGTGGGCGGCCTCTGCCACAGCGCCATCTCCCGCCTCAAGGACACCCACGCCGTGCTGCTGCACGAGGTCACCAAG acgCTGGCGGAGATGACCGAGCTGCTCTCCTCCTGCTGCAACTACAGCGCCTACCGGCGGGCCTACAGCGAGTGCACCGGGTTCAAGATCCCCATCGTGGGGGTGCACCTCAAGGACCTGGTGTCCCTGCACGAGGCCCTGCCCGACCGTCTGGGGGGGCAGCTGAACCTCAGCAAGCTACAGGGCCTCTACCAGCAAGCGCAGGAGCTGCAGGCACTGCAGCAGGCCACGCCGCCCTTCGCCGCCAACAAGGACCTGGTGCACCTGCTCACG ctctccctcgACCTGTACTACACGGACGATGAAATCTACGAGCTCTCGTACGCCCGGGAACCCCGCTGCCCCAAGTCCCTG CCGGCCACCCCCTTCAAGCCCCCCGTGGTGGTGGAGTGGGCGCCGGGCGTGGCCCCCAAACCGGACCGGTTCACCATCAGCAAACACGTCCAGCAGATGGTGGAG tctgtATTTAAGAATTACGACCACGACCAGCGCGGCTGCATCTCCCCTGAGGACTTTGAAAAGATTGTGGCCAGTTTCCCCTTCTCCTTCTACGGCCTGGGGAAAGACCG cgaggggcccTACAGCCGCCAGGAGATCACCGACTACTTCATGCGGGCCTGCGCCGTCTTCTCCAAGCTGGGCCTCGGCTTCCTGCACGACTTCCAGGAGGCCACCTTCAAGAAACCCACCTTCTGCCACAGCTGCAACGGCTTC ctCTGGGGTGTCTCCAAGCAGGGGTACAGATGTCGGG actGTGGCATGAGCTGCCACAAGCAATGCAAGGACCTGGTGGAGCTGGAGTGCAAGAAGAGGTTCCACGCCAGAGCCCCAGAGGGGGGCACGCACCGTGCAGCCACGCCGGCCGCCACGCAGCACCCCAGCTCAG GGTCAGAGGAAGAGGCCTTCCCCTTTCCCCCGGTGGGCGAGCAGGCAGTGGTGCTGGCGGGGGTACCAGCCAGCCGGCGGCGGACCCGGGACGCCTGGACGCAGACGGACGGCACCAGCCCCACGGCGGAGGGCCACGAGCCCCACGGTGGGGCGGGCGGCTGCAGCAGGGACCAGAAGCTCCTGGAGCAGTTGCAGGAACTGGAGAAG gagcggaaccagctgctgctggagaacCTCGGCCTCCACTGCCGCaacgcccagctggaggcggagaACGGGCGGCTGCTGACGGGCGAGGCCGAGGGGCGCCGGGGCAAGGCGGAGGAGGGGGGGCACGGCCAGGCTTCGCTCACCCTGCTCCTGGAAGGGATGGACTCCCTGCACCTGCAGCGCGACTCCAAGGCATAA
- the FAM98C gene encoding protein FAM98C, translating to MERRAAGSLGPLSEENFLRLAKAGVQSPEFTALCAQLVAELRSLCPLEEDVSPTSGPEDAETFQIELSGLLQELHCPYAALTTGDVTARLGSAHLCLQLLYFLSSELQAARLLSRKRPPSPRQGAGAGTAQQELLLINQVLGRPEPAPTCPIPQLLEDIKSKVAEALSALPAGHQEMAPLLRAPLTARQWEALEGIRQALCAEYECRKRMMITRFNVTLQSFHWSERAKAQGSALLAAVSPLRQAELVASGVTLARLLATRADASRIVSTSSGRCRHRTSCAINKVLMGGVPDRGGRPNEIEPPMPTWEKRREGGGGRRGKKKK from the exons ATGGAGCGCAGGGCGGCCGG GTCCCTGGGGCCGCTCTCCGAGGAGAACTTTCTGCGCTTGGCCAAGGCCGGGGTGCAGAGCCCCGAGTTCACCGCGCTCTGCGCCCAGCTGGTGGCAGAGCTCCGatccctctgccccctggaggaggacgTCAGTCCCACCAGCG GCCCCGAAGATGCCGAGACCTTCCAGATTGAGTTGAGTGGGCTGCTGCAGGAGCTGCACTGCCCCTACGCCGCGCTCACCACGGGGGACGTGACCGCCCGCCTGGGCAGCGCCCACCTCTGCCTCCAGCTGCTGT ACTTCCTGAGCTCGGAGCTGCAGGCCGCCCGGCTCCTGAGCCGGAAACGCCCCCCTTCGCCgcggcagggagcgggggctggcactgcccagcaggagctgctgctcatCAACCAGGTGCTGGGCAGGCCGGAGCCGGCCCcgacctgccccatcccccagctcctggaggacaTAAAATCCAAG GTAGCGGAGGCCCTGTCCGCGCTGCCCGCCGGCCACCAGGAGATGGCACCGCTGCTGAGGGCGCCGCTGACGGCTCGGCAGTGG gaggcgctggaggggatCCGGCAAGCCCTATGTGCCGAGTACGAATGCCGCAAGCGCATGATGATCACGCGCTTCAACGTCACCCTGCAGTCCTTCCACTGGTCCGAGAGGGCGAAG GCCCAGGGCTCCGCGCTGCTGGCGGCCGTCTCCCCGCTGCGGCAGGCTGAGTTGGTGGCCTCCGGCGTCACCCTGGCCCGGCTGCTGGCCACCCGCGCAGACGCCTCGCGCATCGTCAGCACCAGCAGCGGGCGCTGCCGCCACCGGACCAGCTGTGCCATCAACAAG GTGCTGATGGGCGGCGTCCCAGACCGAGGGGGCCGCCCCAATGAGATCGAGCCCCCCATGCCCACCTGGGAGAAGAGGCGCGAGGGGGGGGGAGGCCGACGGGGCAAGAAGAAGAAATGA
- the RASGRP4 gene encoding RAS guanyl-releasing protein 4 isoform X2: MTCPTPREINTVMASLALGELTKTCSLEQLVEKCLNSFDRDGSLCRSDYMVNMTLTVHSWVVPSADLARCLLVFYREASGEDQMERRQRICNFVRYWITHHPEAFRLEPQLEEAMGELWQAVQAEGHGQCQPADTTHVWTRKISYQSSPSCNKKRKVSLLFDHLDAAELAEHLSYLEFKAFCRISYMDYRSYVLHGSVRENLALERSVALCNSISQWVQVMILNRPTPQQRAEVFTKFIRVTQKLRQLQNFNTLMAVVGGLCHSAISRLKDTHAVLLHEVTKTLAEMTELLSSCCNYSAYRRAYSECTGFKIPIVGVHLKDLVSLHEALPDRLGGQLNLSKLQGLYQQAQELQALQQATPPFAANKDLVHLLTLSLDLYYTDDEIYELSYAREPRCPKSLPATPFKPPVVVEWAPGVAPKPDRFTISKHVQQMVESVFKNYDHDQRGCISPEDFEKIVASFPFSFYGLGKDREGPYSRQEITDYFMRACAVFSKLGLGFLHDFQEATFKKPTFCHSCNGFLWGVSKQGYRCRDCGMSCHKQCKDLVELECKKRFHARAPEGGTHRAATPAATQHPSSGSEEEAFPFPPVGEQAVVLAGVPASRRRTRDAWTQTDGTSPTAEGHEPHGGAGGCSRDQKLLEQLQELEKERNQLLLENLGLHCRNAQLEAENGRLLTGEAEGRRGKAEEGGHGQASLTLLLEGMDSLHLQRDSKA, translated from the exons ACCGGGACGGGAGCCTGTGCCGTAGCGACTACATGGTGAACATGACCCTGACCGTGCACAGCTGGGTGGTGCCCTCGGCTGACCTCGCCCGCTGCCTCCTGGTGTT CTACCGGGAGGCGTCTGGGGAGGATCAGATGGAAAGACGCCAACGGATCTGCAACTTTGTCAG gTACTGGATCACGCATCACCCCGAGGCCTTTCGCCTGGAGCCCCAACTGGAGGAGGCCATGGGCGAGCTCTGGCAGGCCGTGCAGGCCGAGGGCCATGGGCAGTGCCAGCCAGCGGACACGACCCACGT CTGGACCCGCAAGATCAGCTACCAGAGCAGCCCCAGCTGCAACAAGAAGCGGAAAGTGTCTCTGCTCTTCGACCACCTGGACGCGGCAGAGCTGGCCGAGCACCTCAGCTACCTGGAGTTCAAAGCCTTCTGCCGCATCTCG TACATGGATTACAGGAGCTACGTGCTGCATGGCTCCGTGCGGGAAAACCTGGCCCTGGAACGCTCCGTGGCCCTTTGCAACAGCATCTCCCAGTGGGTGCAGGTCATGATCCTCAACCGGCCCACGCCGCAGCAGCGAGCCGAGGTCTTCACCAAATTCATCCGCGTCACACAG aagcttCGCCAGCTACAGAACTTCAACACGCTGATGGCGGTGGTGGGCGGCCTCTGCCACAGCGCCATCTCCCGCCTCAAGGACACCCACGCCGTGCTGCTGCACGAGGTCACCAAG acgCTGGCGGAGATGACCGAGCTGCTCTCCTCCTGCTGCAACTACAGCGCCTACCGGCGGGCCTACAGCGAGTGCACCGGGTTCAAGATCCCCATCGTGGGGGTGCACCTCAAGGACCTGGTGTCCCTGCACGAGGCCCTGCCCGACCGTCTGGGGGGGCAGCTGAACCTCAGCAAGCTACAGGGCCTCTACCAGCAAGCGCAGGAGCTGCAGGCACTGCAGCAGGCCACGCCGCCCTTCGCCGCCAACAAGGACCTGGTGCACCTGCTCACG ctctccctcgACCTGTACTACACGGACGATGAAATCTACGAGCTCTCGTACGCCCGGGAACCCCGCTGCCCCAAGTCCCTG CCGGCCACCCCCTTCAAGCCCCCCGTGGTGGTGGAGTGGGCGCCGGGCGTGGCCCCCAAACCGGACCGGTTCACCATCAGCAAACACGTCCAGCAGATGGTGGAG tctgtATTTAAGAATTACGACCACGACCAGCGCGGCTGCATCTCCCCTGAGGACTTTGAAAAGATTGTGGCCAGTTTCCCCTTCTCCTTCTACGGCCTGGGGAAAGACCG cgaggggcccTACAGCCGCCAGGAGATCACCGACTACTTCATGCGGGCCTGCGCCGTCTTCTCCAAGCTGGGCCTCGGCTTCCTGCACGACTTCCAGGAGGCCACCTTCAAGAAACCCACCTTCTGCCACAGCTGCAACGGCTTC ctCTGGGGTGTCTCCAAGCAGGGGTACAGATGTCGGG actGTGGCATGAGCTGCCACAAGCAATGCAAGGACCTGGTGGAGCTGGAGTGCAAGAAGAGGTTCCACGCCAGAGCCCCAGAGGGGGGCACGCACCGTGCAGCCACGCCGGCCGCCACGCAGCACCCCAGCTCAG GGTCAGAGGAAGAGGCCTTCCCCTTTCCCCCGGTGGGCGAGCAGGCAGTGGTGCTGGCGGGGGTACCAGCCAGCCGGCGGCGGACCCGGGACGCCTGGACGCAGACGGACGGCACCAGCCCCACGGCGGAGGGCCACGAGCCCCACGGTGGGGCGGGCGGCTGCAGCAGGGACCAGAAGCTCCTGGAGCAGTTGCAGGAACTGGAGAAG gagcggaaccagctgctgctggagaacCTCGGCCTCCACTGCCGCaacgcccagctggaggcggagaACGGGCGGCTGCTGACGGGCGAGGCCGAGGGGCGCCGGGGCAAGGCGGAGGAGGGGGGGCACGGCCAGGCTTCGCTCACCCTGCTCCTGGAAGGGATGGACTCCCTGCACCTGCAGCGCGACTCCAAGGCATAA